In the Alteromonas sp. M12 genome, one interval contains:
- the ppk2 gene encoding polyphosphate kinase 2, protein MSSSSMKHKEYKSILRDLQIQLVKLQNHIINNNLRLLVIFEGRDSAGKDGIIKRITEHLSPRDTRVVALGKPSDREVNSWYFQRYVSHLPCAQEMVLMNRSWYNRAGVERVMGFCSEAEYQHFMQTVIQFERMLIESGIHIVKYYLDISKQEQIARLDDRHTNPLKQWKISPIDEVAVAKWDEYSEARNEMLNRSHSDTTPWYVVSADDKKQARINVIRHLLSIIDYKNNLNENSKVDGNVVFQFEPQNLHNGKISS, encoded by the coding sequence ATGAGTTCCTCATCGATGAAACATAAAGAATATAAAAGTATTCTGCGTGATCTTCAGATTCAATTAGTCAAACTTCAGAATCATATTATCAACAATAATTTGCGGCTTTTGGTTATTTTTGAAGGTAGAGACTCTGCTGGAAAAGACGGAATTATTAAACGAATTACAGAGCATTTGAGCCCACGAGACACTCGAGTAGTTGCCCTGGGAAAACCGTCAGATCGCGAAGTAAATTCATGGTACTTTCAGCGCTACGTGAGTCATCTTCCTTGTGCTCAAGAAATGGTTTTGATGAATCGAAGTTGGTACAACCGAGCTGGGGTTGAGCGGGTAATGGGGTTCTGTAGCGAAGCTGAGTATCAACATTTTATGCAGACAGTTATTCAGTTTGAACGCATGTTGATAGAGTCGGGGATTCACATTGTTAAATATTATTTGGATATATCTAAACAAGAGCAAATTGCCAGATTAGACGACAGACATACAAATCCGCTAAAACAATGGAAAATCAGCCCCATTGACGAAGTTGCGGTTGCCAAATGGGACGAGTATAGCGAAGCGCGTAATGAAATGCTTAATCGCAGCCATAGTGACACTACACCTTGGTATGTGGTGAGTGCTGATGATAAAAAACAAGCCAGAATAAATGTGATTCGTCATTTGTTGTCAATTATCGATTACAAAAATAACCTCAACGAAAACAGTAAAGTTGACGGAAATGTGGTCTTTCAGTTTGAACCGCAAAACTTGCACAATGGTAAAATTAGCAGCTAG
- a CDS encoding DoxX family protein, translated as MKKVTKFTMLVSVGLASFAFAAAGLAKLAGVEQLHLSFAAMGLPIWFGYFIGASELVGAIGIWFKKLSVYAASGLLVIMLGAIYFHVVYDAVANAIPAIVLSLLLVTIIINRKQELSE; from the coding sequence ATGAAAAAAGTTACAAAATTTACGATGCTGGTATCAGTTGGTTTAGCTTCTTTTGCCTTTGCAGCGGCTGGATTGGCTAAATTGGCTGGAGTTGAACAATTGCACTTATCCTTCGCAGCAATGGGGTTACCTATCTGGTTCGGTTATTTTATTGGTGCAAGTGAATTAGTAGGGGCTATTGGGATCTGGTTTAAAAAGCTAAGTGTTTACGCTGCAAGTGGTTTGCTAGTTATTATGCTTGGGGCAATTTATTTTCACGTGGTTTATGATGCGGTTGCCAATGCTATTCCCGCAATTGTTTTATCATTATTATTGGTCACTATCATAATTAATCGCAAACAAGAGCTTTCTGAATAG
- a CDS encoding LysR family transcriptional regulator, producing the protein MKLDQLTMFVTVARLGSLSLASAHLNKTQPAISQSIRQLESSFNLSLFNRSGYRLELTEVGNVLYQKATSLLDEANALQQTAKYMVLGNETSITLAIEASFNLKLILPLLENVQNQFPNTQIIIKQEYLTGAFEAIKNKKAILCITPYQEVLHKDSEIEEHFLTNGALVNVASPRLIKRHPNLQSRRELLHEYQIVVQDSGSGFKDTEWGVQDGQRRWYVNDYQTKKMLIESAMGWGKIPDYLAAQGIQNGTLALLKLTDVKNEMLARYHIMKNKSELLGPVAQAVWEQFKHYRFN; encoded by the coding sequence ATGAAACTTGATCAACTAACTATGTTCGTTACTGTCGCTCGGCTGGGATCTTTAAGTCTGGCTAGTGCGCACTTAAATAAAACCCAACCAGCAATTAGTCAAAGCATTCGACAACTTGAAAGTTCTTTCAATTTAAGTTTGTTTAATCGTTCGGGTTATCGCTTAGAATTAACTGAAGTAGGGAATGTTTTATATCAAAAAGCAACCAGTCTTTTGGATGAAGCAAATGCGTTGCAACAAACTGCTAAATACATGGTGCTGGGAAATGAAACCAGCATTACCCTAGCAATTGAGGCATCATTTAATTTAAAACTGATTCTGCCATTATTAGAAAACGTACAAAACCAGTTCCCCAACACGCAAATCATTATCAAACAAGAATATTTAACGGGGGCGTTTGAAGCGATAAAAAACAAAAAAGCAATACTGTGCATAACCCCGTATCAAGAGGTTTTACATAAAGATTCAGAAATTGAAGAGCACTTCTTAACGAATGGTGCACTGGTCAATGTAGCATCACCTCGATTAATTAAACGGCATCCTAATTTACAAAGTCGCCGCGAACTTTTACATGAATATCAGATTGTTGTGCAGGATTCAGGGAGTGGATTCAAAGATACTGAATGGGGCGTGCAAGACGGTCAAAGAAGGTGGTATGTGAATGATTATCAAACTAAAAAAATGTTGATAGAAAGTGCTATGGGGTGGGGGAAAATACCCGATTACTTAGCAGCGCAAGGTATTCAAAATGGAACATTGGCTTTACTTAAATTAACTGATGTTAAAAACGAAATGCTAGCGAGATACCATATTATGAAAAACAAATCAGAGTTGTTAGGGCCTGTTGCTCAAGCCGTTTGGGAGCAATTTAAACATTACCGATTCAATTAG